The Oscillospiraceae bacterium nucleotide sequence CTGCATGGAAAGCCCGCCTATGTTTATATCACCAAAGCGGATCGACGCATTTTCCAGAAGCACCACACCTGATTCCTTTACAACAGACCTGTCAAAAAGCCCGTCGCTATCAAGGGCTTTTTCGTGATTTCCGGGCTCGTAAAATGTGGGCTTCAGCTGTGCCGCCTCCCGAAGGAAAGCATAACCGCGCTCACAGCCCTGCTTTTTTGATATCAGGTCGCCTGGAATGGCTATGAAATCTATTTTTTCACGCTTTATACGCGTGATAACCTCATCATATTCCGCGTTATGCAGATCCGCGGCGACCGCGAAGCTTATTTCCGGGCCGTTTTCCGCGGTTATATTATAATATGTTGTGACCATTCTGCGACCTTCTTAACTTTAAAAGTAATAAGTCCGGACAGATAAACCGGCGAACCACTAAAAGTTCATTTAAATATAGACTTAAATTATTATATAGCCTTTTATTCGTTACACCGTTTCGTTCGTTGCAGTGTTATATAATAACAGGCGGTGATATTTTGGGAATTGCCGAAACGAAAAACAAACAGATTAAAAGATTATGATTATAGCCAAAATGACGCGTATTTTATCACCATATGTTATAAAGATAGACACGAAATGTTAGGTGATATAATTGTAGGAGACGATGCCCACATCATCTCGAATATGGCATAATCACATAAAAATACATAAATAGAATTACCGGTATTGATAAATATGTGATTAAGCCAAATCATATACATATGATAATATTTATTTGTTTGACAGGAAACGGGACGATGTAGGCATCGTCCCCTATTGTTATTATATACACCTTTCTGATTTATGTCAAACCTCTTTGTACTGCGCGGCTATTATGACTTTTAGCTGATTTTAGGTAAAAACAGAAGCACCAAATAACGGGATTCCTTCGCATGAAGAAATCCCGTCTTCTTAAATTTCCGTTTTAATATCTGATTGCATCTTCCAGTTTCTTTTGTTCCTCTGTAGGGTTGGCGAGCTTGAATTCCGCACCCACGGAGGTATTATCCTTAACGCCGTCTGCACAGATTGATTCTATCTGCGCTTTTGTCGCTGTAAGAAAAAGCGTGTCGTCTATTATGCCGGCTTCGAAACCATGTTCTTTGAAAAATTCATAAGCTGTATTAAGCGCGGCTTTTTCATCCTTTGCGTCTCCCGAAACGGCATATTCTGCCTTCAATGCAAAAAGCTTGCCGTCTTCCGTGTTTTCAAGCTCCTGACCGAGAGTTATTGATGTTCTGAATTTCCCAGGTGTTACGGGATTTGCCCAAATACCCGACGGCACATTTTCGGATTCGGTCGCACCTGAGGTAATGCCGAAAAACAGCTCCTGAAATTTGTCAGTACATGTAATATTGATATCAGATTTTACGGGATCATCTGTATTGTTTCGGCTCAAAAGAATGCCAACCGCGGCCGCCGCGATGATACAGAAGCAGGCCGCAAGCGATCCAATTTTAAGCCACATGCTTTTTTTATTCTTTTTTTGAGCTTCCCAGTGTTTATCGCTGTCCGCGATAATTTCATCCGGAATTTCTCCGACTGAATCATACATTTTATTCTTATCCATGAAATAAATCCTCACTTTCAAGATATGTTTTTAGGTCCTTGCGTATACGGTATAGAACATTGGCCGCCTTTGTTTCACTTATCCCGAAAACCTCGGAGATCTCCTTGACGGAATACGAATGCCAGTACCGGCAGACAAACATTCTTCGTTTATCCTTCGGCAGACCATACAGGTATCGCCCGATTACTTCGCCGAGTCTTGCGTTTTCGATTTCATCATACAGAGTACCGGATGCGGGCAGACAATCCTCAAGCTCGTCGACCGACAGTTCAAAATCGCCGCCCCTGCGCTTGCCGGCATATTTTTTTCTTATACAGTCAAGCGAGATACGGCGCGTAAGCTTGCCGAGATAAGTGCGCAGTATTTCCGGTCTGTGCGGAGGAATCGAATTCCAGGCGGCAAGATAAGTGTCGTTTACGCACTCCTCGCTGTCGGAAGTGTCCTGAAGAATGTTTTGAGAAATGCGATTCAGGTAATTCCCGTATTTCTTCTGCGTTTCTCTTATTGCTTCCTCGTCTCTGGCCAGGTACATACGGACAATCGGTTCGTCTTCCATATGGCGGTCTCCTTTCTTCTGATGTGTTCTAAGGCGCCTTCACTAATATATCTCGTAAAATAATGAATTTCATCTGACATTATAATTGTAATTTAAATATTTATTAAACCTGTCCCTGAACTAAATTTCACGAAGTTGGGACGTCAAAAAATATTGTCATATTTATTCATTAAATAGTTTAAAAGATATTAGTTCAAAAGGTTTATTAACCATCTCAGAATACTGATAGATTTCTTTACATTGAGCAAAAGTTAATTCTTTATAAAAAGGATGGTCTACAATATTATTAAATTGCTGTATTTGAATCACAATGATAGTTTGATTCCAAGGAGTGTTATATTTCACACCTTCTTTGTATCTGCCTAATTCTTTGAAAACTCTTGTGGTATAACAGAGTTTTCCCTGATTCAACCGGCTAATAATCGAAGAATGCTCTTTTCCCGGGAAAGTCATTGTGCTCTGTTCCATTTTGTTCCCTCGCTTTTCACACCCATTTTAAATTATCTACACAAAAACAACCTATGATTGTATAGACTTGCAATAAATTTAACCCTAAGTAACACTACAACGAACGAAACGGCTTTACGAATAAAAGGCTATATAATAATTTAAGCTTTAACATTAAAAGCATCGTTTTTCAATAATAGAGTGGCTTGTTACAAAGTTAATTTGTTCGTAATGTTTCGTATAATTTCTATCGTTCGTTGTAGTGTTAAATTAATTATGGTCTTTTTTCGTCCGATGGTTTTTCCGTTCGACGTGGAGCAGCTTTTTCTGAGTACGCTTTTCTTCCGGGGAACGCGGAACATAAACCGGCTTTCCTGTGAACGGATCAAGTCCTGTCCAGAACATACAGGTTGAAGCTGTTCCCGGCGTGGGGTAAAAATCCTGAACCTGTTCGGGATCGTAGCCCCATGTTTTTATATATTCATGAAGTATCTGGGCGTCCTTCTCGGTGCTGCCGGGATGCGAGGACATGAGATATGGCACGAGATACTGCTCCTTGCCGCATTCGGCGCACAGGCGGAAGTATTCGTCCTTGAATTTCTCGTAAACTTCTATCGGGGGCTTTCCCATCAGCCCGAGTACTTGGGGAGAACAATGCTCAGGAGCGACCTTGAGCTGTCCACTGACATGATCGGAGACAAGCTTTCTAAAAAACCCGCTCTTTTTATCCAATAACATATAATCGTATCTTATCCCGGAGCGGATAAAAACGGCCTTTATACCGTCAATTTTTTCGGCGCGTGATAAAAGCTCGCAGTATTCGCTTTCGTCGGCAATCAGGTTTTTGCAGGGCTTTGGAGTAAGGCACCTGCGATTCTTACACAAGCCGTCCGTAAGCTGCTTGCTGCACGAGGGATATCTGAAATTGGCGGTCGGACCGCCTATGTCATGAATATACCCCTTGAAATCCGGCATCAGGGTGAGAAGCCTTATTTCATCAAGCACGGATTCTATCGAGCGTGATCTGACCTCGCGTCCCTGATTGTACGCTATCGAGCAGAACGAGCAAGCGCCGAAGCAGCCGCGGTTGTGCGTTACGGAAAATTTCACTTCGGTAAGCGCAGGAATTCCGCCATCCGTTTCATACGAAGGATGATATCGGCGTGTGTACGGAAGCGAATAGACCCTGTCGAGCTCTTCGCGCGAGAGCGGCGGAGAGGGCGGATTTTGTATAAGCACCCTGTCTTTATATCCCTCCGCGACCGGATATCCGGTGATGGAGTCCATCGCATCATATTGAATTTTGAACGCGCGCGCGTATTTTGCCTTGTCAGAAACGATGTCGTCGAATTCTCCGGCGAAAACCGTTCCCTCCGGCTGTGGCTCGGAGGCTTTCTGTAGATATGCGGTTCCGCGCACGGAGCGGATTTTCCTGACCGGCACTCCTTTTTCAAGGAGCTTCGCTATTTCCGGCACGGATTTTTCTCCCATGCCATAGCTGATGATATCCGCGCGTGAATCAAGCAGGATGCCGCGCCGCACCCTGTCGCTCCAGTAATCGTAATGTGCGAACCGTCTCAATGACGCTTCGAGTCCGCCGATAATTATCGGCACGTCCTTATATGATTCCCTTATCCGATTGCAATATGTTATGACCGCTCTGTCAGGGCGCAGACCGGGCTTTCCGCCCGGCGAAAAATAATCGTATTTGCGCCTCTTTTTGTCAGAGGTGAAGTGCGCGACCATGGAATCAATATTTCCGCCCGTAACGAGGAAGCCGAGCTTCGGCTTTCCGAATCTGCGGAAATCGTCGCCTGATTCGCATCCCGGCTGAGCAAGTATCGCAACGCGGAAGCCGGAGGATTCAAGTACGCGCGATATTATCGCGACTCCGAAGGACGGATGATCGACATACGCGTCGCCCGTCACATATACGAAATCCGGCGCGTCCCACCCTCTCGCTTCGCATTCAGCGGCCGTTATCGGAAGAAATTCATTGTATGGATATTCGTTTTTCATATCGTCTTTCTTCTATGAATTTGTATATTCAGTTTATTATTGATAAATCACTGCTCCTGAGAGAAAACCAGCTGTTATATTTACGACTGAAGCTACTGGTTCCAGTAGCTTTATAATTATTAAAACGGTAATTAAATAAGTCTTGTTTTATAAGAAATCCTGCCGAAGCAGATTTACCTACACAAATAAGCGTCTGGAAAGACAGAACTGTCAATAATATTCATGAAACCGTAAATGCCTATATGTCATCTGTGGGGTAACAATTATGGTGTGAATAATCCGGCGCTTCCAGTGAAATTATTCCGCTTAGGATTTATAACAATATAAAAAGCTATTTCGATTATACATTGTTTTTATATAAACATCAAGTATATTGAAAAAATTGACAACTGGCTTTATTGCAGTAAAAGAAGGAAAATGAAAATATAAAATTACCTACGACAGGACATAATAATGGTTGACAAAAAGCGCGAAAAGTGGTATTATCAACTTGAATTTTCGAGAAGGATGTCTTAATACGTTTATAATATTCCGTGATCTGGTTCTGTTATATACGCTATAGCGGCATCCGTAAAATCAATAAATATTAAGAAAGGCATGCTAATCAAATGAAAAAAGTTATTTCGTGCATTCTTGCGGCGGCTATGATCGCAATGGCCGTAGCAATGACTTCATGCGAAGAAAAGCCCGCCGTAACAGGCAAAAACACCGGCACCGCTCCTGTCACCGGCACTGTTACGGGCGCAGCCGATCCCGATCCGTGGCCGACGGCCGATCTCAGCGGCAAAACCTTGAAGATTTTCGGCAGAGAAGACACCAGCTGGAAGACAAAGCCTGACATTTTACCGGAAACCGAGGTTGAGGACGATGTCATCAGCTCTGAGATCACAACCAGAAATCAATGGCTGAAAGACAACTACGGCTTTGACATTGAATTCACCGGAACCACAGACGCCGATTGGCTCAATACAGCAAAAGCAGAATTACAGGCCGGCACAGCCGGATACAACCTGTTCATCGGCAACGGTTCAAACCTTGCCGCGCTTTCAAAGGAAAACGCGCTTGTGGACCTTGCTTCACACGACACCATAAATCTTGACCGCGAATGGTGGGATCAGTGCTCCATCCGAGACCTCTCCATCGCGGGTAAAGTGTTCTTCCTCACAGGAAGCCTTTCGACCTCCGATATCGACTGCACATACGCTTTGTATTTCAACAAGGCGGCAGCCGAAGAGAACAATATCGAGAATCCGTATCAGCTCGTATATGACAACAAATGGACTCTTGACAAGCTACTTGAAATTTGCAAGGATGTCCGCGTTGATACAAACGACGACGGCAAATGGACCGATGTCGACAATTACGGCTATCTTTGCGAAAACTATGACTCTTATGCCATGTTCTTCGGCTCCGGCGAAACCGTCGTCAAAAAGAACGCGGAGGATCTTCCAGAGTTTTCTCTTGAGACGACCCGCGCCGCTGATGTCGTCGAAGCTATGAAGAATTATTACACTGCTGACGGTGTGTTCGTAAACTATGCCGCAACTATCACTCCTATGTTCCAGAAGAGACAGTCCGTGTTCTGCGGAACAATTCTTATGAAAGCAAGAACAGTTTTCCGTCAGATGGATGACGACTTCGGAGTTCTCCCGCTTCCTAAATATGAATCTTCTCAGGAAAACTATGTAAGCGCAGTCAGCTCCGGAACAAGCGGCTCTCTTGTCGGCATACCGACGAGCTGTGACGATGTCGATTCTGCGGTTTTGATGCTCGAGTTGTTCACAAGAAAATCCCATGACACCCTCAGAAAGGGTTATTACGACGTTGTCGTTACCAAGCAGTCTGTCCGCGATGAGGATTCAGTAAAAATGCTCGACATTATCCTTGGCAGCCGTGTATTTGACGCCGCATATATTTACAGCTGGGGCGGCTGGTTCACATGGCTTTACAACATCGCCGGAAATCCCTCCGGAGCAAATATTGCTTCGCAAATCAGCGCTCAGAAGGATAAGACGCTCACTGACATTCAGGATACCGTCGACGCTTTCAAGTCATTTATCGGTTGATGTTTATTTAAACAGAACAGAAATAATTTTATAAAAGCGCCGCGCCCGGAATTAAATCCGGGCGCGGATTATTTTTATGTGAATGCTCAGAGAAACGCCTCAAAAATGCCGCATTATTAAATCGGCATTTAATAATTACCGAAAAACAAAGTTTTTAAATGCCGTTTTAATCACAATTCAGATATTTAAAGCGGCAATTTTCGGCTTCACCCTTATATTGATTAATGTTTTTACATTTTCTAATATTTCCTGTGAAGTTACATCAATCATAAGCCAACGCGAACCGTTAAAGGGCTTTGTGTTCTGATATAGCTCCATTAAATATAAATCAAAGGATTGCATTATCAATTCGGTTTCTACTGCTTCCTTTATACCGATAGAAATCAAACAAGTGAAATGATTTTCTTTCGGATATAATGTGCATATAGAACGACTGGATTTTTTATATTTCACATTCCAGCCGGGTTCCATTGAACATCTGCTGTATTCTATGCTCGGATTGATTTTATAAGTATCTTCAATATACATACATAAATCATCCCACAAATTAAAACTGACATATTTAGAAAAGTCTGAAAAATCGGGTTTACTATCTTGCGGAAATAATGTGTGCCATGTCATATCGATGCCTCCTGTGAAAATTATTAGTGTACAGTATTACGACTTATTAACTCGGCAATTTAATAATTACCGCTTAAAGAGAGAAAAAGCTCTGTTATATGGGCTTTTCTCTGTTATAAAACAAGGCGTATTTTAATGCCGTTTTAATAATTGCCGTTTTAATAAAGATGGACTTGCTCTTAAAAATCCCGGAGAGGCATTTTGCGTCAGCATCCTATTACAACAGCTCTTTATATATGACGCTTTTTGCGATTCCGCGGTCATGCGCGACGGCCTTTATCGCATCCATCCGCTCTGCTCCGGAGGATATATAATGTTCATAATGTTCTTTCACGGTCATATCAGACCAGAATGCGTCGGAATCGGATGGTTTCGGCGCGCCCTCTACGACAAGCACATATTCGCCCTTCGGCTCTTTATGGCGGTATATCTCTATTGCTGCGGCGATATCGGTCCGGATAACCTCTTCGTTGAGCTTAGTAAGCTCTCTGGCAAGCGAAAGGCGGCGGTTGCCCAAATAGGTGAGCATTGCGTCAAGCGTTTCCTTCAGATGATGCGGCGCCTCGTAGAAAATAAGCGTCCGACGGTCCGTGCTGACTTCGATAAGCCTTTCGCGGCGCTCTGCTTTTGCCGTAGATAAAAAGCCTTCAAATGAAAATCTTCCGGTAAACAGTCCGGACAGAGTAAGCGCCGATATCGCGGCGCACGGTCCCGGCACGGTGAACACCGGCACGGAGCTTTCGGCACAAAGCCGCACGAGATCCTCTCCCGGATCGGAAATCGCGGGAGTGCCTGCGTCGCTGACGAGCGCGCAGCTTTCACCGGCGACAAGACGGGATATTATCTCCGGCCCCCGTACTTTTTTATTGTTTTCATAATAGCTGACGAGCGGTTTTTTTATGTCGAAATACGAGCACAGCTTCATTGTGACTCGCGTATCCTCCGCGGCAATGAAGCTCACCCCGCGCAGTATCATTACCGCGCGCGGCGAGAAGTCCGATAAATTTCCAATTGGAGTGGCGACTATGTAGAGCGCGCCCGATATTATCTCGTTTGACAATTTTATTTCTCCCCTAAATTTTATATTCTATATTCAGAATAGACTCTCCTCATACCGTCGGAAAGCTCTCCGTTATCGTCGTAAATCCGGAAGGATTCCCTGAGCTTCATTGACGGAAGAGCGTCTTTTTTTGCGCGGCAAAGTATCAGCTTCGGAGCTTCACGGGGTCTTGTTTCGACCGGCACAAGCTCTTTAGGCTCAAGCCGTGCGGCTTTTAGCGCGGCGAACAACTCGCTCATCCGATCGGGACGGTAAACCATGAACAGCTCTCCTCCGTTTTTTAAAAGCTTTGACGCCGAAAGACAAGTGCCGTAAATGTCGGCCTTTATTTCGTGCCTCGCGATCAGCTTGTCAGAACCGGCGTTGAGATAACCGGAAGTGGATTTCATATAAGGCGGATTAGACACCACGAAGTCAAGCCCGGTGAGCGGAATATGTCGCGAAGCATCAAGATAATCGCCCTCGATTACTTCGATAATATTAGAAAAGTCGTTCATTCCGGCGTTTTCCGCAGCGACCGAGGCATACTTCGACTGTATTTCGAATGAATATATTTTTTTCGGGCGCCGGTAAACGCACAGCAGAACCGGTATGACTCCGGTCCCGGTTCCCAGCTCCGCGCCGGACGCGCCAGGCTTGAACCGTGTAAAAGCCGTAAGCAATACGGCATCCGTTCCGTAGGAAAATCCGTCGCTGTATTGATATATGCTGTGTCCGGGGCAGATCTCGTCGAGACGTTTCATATATAATCCTGATTTATTTACGTATTTGGAGTATTTAAAATAAAAAGCAAGGCGCTTTTAATATTATAATGCCCAAATTTGCTTATGTCAACAAAAACGCTTGTACGTTGCGTTGAATAAAAAAAGTTCAGCTGAAGAAAACAATTTAACTCAGATGGTAATAAATTGTAATAAACTCTCGAAGAAAATATAATTTTTGTATTGACAACCAAAATAATTGTGTTATACTTCAAATGAACAATGTTCATTTGCGAGGTACTTAAATTGTCCAGAGAAATTGAAAATCCAAAAGAGCTTATTTTGGATGAATCCAAAAAAATAATGTATGCCGAAGGATATTCGGGTATCAGTATAAGACGAGTTGCGAAGAAATGCGGCATAGCAGTGGGAACAATATATAATTACTTCCCCACAAAAAAAGAACTTATCGTAGAAATGATGGCAAGCTTTTGGGAGGAGTATTTTACCGAAATTGAAGAAATATTGGGTTCTCGGGAAGATTTTTATGTGAAGCTTAAAAATATATTTGATTCTCTCGGTCATTTTTTAATACGGTTTAAAGCGATTTGGTTAAACAGCGAGCTTTATAATTTTCCTGATTATATTGAAAGTGGTTTGAAAAAAGAAAACATATATATCAATAAGCTGATAAATTTAATTGAGGAATTACTGAAGAAGGAAATATACGGACACACTGATTCAGATGAAGAAAAATTTGACACTCATAAAATGGCCGGGTACATTGTAATTAATTTTATTTCAATGATACAAATGCCATATCTTGAATACCAATTTTTCGAAAATATACTTAAAAAACTGTTCTGAGTTTGATTCGGATTTTATCAGAAAAAAACATAATCTAAAAAGATATGATTTTTATATAAGCGCAAATTAATAACATTCATATTCATTAATTAGGAGTATTCAATCATGAGGTATTTAGAGCCGATTTTTGATTTGTTTTATTTGGTATCGGTAATTTTTATGTCCATTAAAATGATCTTGGCAGGAAAGAAACATAAGAATAAAATGATAGAATTATACGGATATATGGGCTTTGTATTGGGATTCGGTGATTCATTTCATCTCATACCAAGAATATATGCCTTGTTAACCACCGGTTTAGAAGCAAATGCAGCAACTTTGGGAATCGGAAAGCTTATAACATCTATTACAATGACTTTGTTTTATGCAATCCTGTTCAGAATTGTTGAAGCGCGATTTAATTTAAAAAATGACAATGGTATCAGGATATTCGCGGGAATATTGATCATAGCAAGAATAACACTTTGCCTTATGCCCCAAAACAAATGGACTTTATATGATGCGCCAGTTAGCTGGGGAATATACAGAAACATACCATTTGCAATTTTGGGTGTATTAATTGTATATTTGATTTTAAAGAAATCCTATGAAACCAAAGACAATACCTTCAAGAAGATAGGAATAGCAATTATAATATCCTTCGCCTGCTATTTGCCTGTTGTATTGTTCGCAAATACATTCAAGTTGATCGGGGTTCTTATGATTCCTAAAACACTTGCATATTTATGGGTGGTATATATCGGATATGAGGAGTTCAAGAAGCTGAATGCATAATTAACTCGGCATTTGTTAAAACGGCAATTAAATAATCCTTGTTTTACAAGAGAGAAAAGAACCAAAGCCTTTTCTCTCTTACAGCAGTAATTATTAAATTTCCGAGTTAATAAACAATTTTTCGTAGACAATACAGATAAAGCATAATAATACTTTAATCAAAGAAAGCTGCTATTCACATAGGAGCTTTCTTTTTTGGTTAAAATATTAAAATCAAGAACAAAACGTGCAACACAAAAGAAGTTTCGATAAGTCATATTCTATTAAGATTATAAATTTAAAACAATACTCATTTTGTTCCACGTAAAATCATTGTTAATGACATATTAGTATCCCATTGTTTTTCTCCTGCGTCATAAAGGGCAAGGCGTTTGTCATACTTTGTATTTTTGACTTCCTTTAATCTTTCTATTTCATCGGCTGTTACAACATTCGGCGCAATATGTGGTAGATATTCAATACTGTCAAGTTCAACTTGACGATTAGCGTTTATCATTGCATATGCTATTTCTTTTGAGTATTGAGGATTATCAGGGGTTAAATTTATTGTCAAATAATTAGTTGAAACATTCATAAAGCCAAACTTTTGCATGGCTAATGGTAATTCAGACTCGCTTAATGGATAAGCACAAACATTGTACTTTTTATCTGTCTCAGAATAGAAGTTTTTTGTACGATTATAAATTTCTGTTTCAAACTCCGTTTGTTCTGCAATACATGGAGCTTGAATGTTAATTCCTCTCCTTGCCGACAAAACAAGGCAAACTCCATTTGGCTTTAAAACCCTATATTGTTCACCAAAAAATTTAGAGGGTTCTACATGCTCTTGTACTGTGTTAGATATTGTAACATCAAAGGAATTATCGCCAAAAGGAAGTTTAGTTGCATCTGCTTCAAGAAATTTAATATATGGTGCATGTTTAGCTGAAAATTTAACAAATTGACTATCTCTGTCTGTGCCTAATATTTCAGCATTTGGATACCAGCGATATAGCGATTGTGATAATGCTCCAGGGCCACAACCAATTTCTAAAATGTTTTTTACAAAATCAATATTAAAACTTTTTGCATAAGACTCTTTAAAGATATCAGAAAAACGAAGTGAACGGGTGTAATAAAGAGTTCCAGCTCTCTGTAAATATGTTGACCAAATAGTATTCATTGCAACCTCCCTTAAATGTTCTTCAGCTATTAATTTTTTACAATTCTTTACTAAACACATTATAACCCACAAATTCACAATAAGCAAAAAAACTTATTGACACTATGAGGTTTCGTCTCTATTAGAACGGTGGGGCTTCCGTGCCATCATCATTCCAATAAGTATCATCTGTTTCATCATAATAGACTTGTCTTTCGTCTAATTGAAAAGATACCCATATCGAATTGATGCTATTATTAAATCGGTATTTAAATAACTACCGCTATAAGAGAGAAAAGGCTCTGGTATATGGGCTTTTCTCTCTTATAAAACAAGGCTTATTTAAATGCCGTTTTAATAACATATTGGCTTTCTTTTTTGGTTAAAATATTAAAATCAAGAACTAAGGAGATGATGCTCATGACAACTGATAACAGAACTCCTAATAAACTGATAAATGAAAAATCCCCATATCTGTTGCAACACGCATACAATCCCATAGACTGGTTTCCGTGGGGGCAAGAAGCTTTTCAAAAGGCAAAATCAGAAGATAAACCTATATTTTTAAGTATAGGCTACAGCACCTGCCACTGGTGCCATGTCATGGCTCACGAAAGCTTTGAGGATGCCGAGATAGCCGATATATTGAATCAATATTTTGTTTCAATAAAAGTTGACAAAGAGGAGCGCCCGGATATAGACAGCGTTTATATGTCATTTTGTCAGACGTTTACGGGCGGAGCCGGCTGGCCGATGAGTATATTCATGACATCTGATCAAAAGCCGTTCTTCGCCGGAACATATTTCCCGAAAAGCTCAAGCGCCGGCAGCACAGGCTTCAAGGAGCTGCTTTTTATCATCAGCGAGAGATGGAAAAGCGAAAATGATAAACAGAAGCTCATTGAGTCGGCGGAAGGCATAGCCGCTCAACTTAGAAATATTTCCGCGCAGGGCGGAGCCGGCGGCGAGAATGCCTCGCGGCTGGCGGATAAAGCCTATGAGTTATTCAAAAGTATCTTTGATAATGAATACGGCGGATTCGGATACGCCCCTAAGTTCCCATCACCGCATAATCTGATGTTTCTTATGGAGTATAACAGGATAAGCGGGAAATCAGATGCGCTTTCGATGGTTGAAAAAACCTTGACGCAGATGTATCGAGGCGGAATTTTCGATCATATCGGATACGGCTTTTCAAGATATTCCACCGACGGGCATTATC carries:
- a CDS encoding metallophosphoesterase, translated to MVTTYYNITAENGPEISFAVAADLHNAEYDEVITRIKREKIDFIAIPGDLISKKQGCERGYAFLREAAQLKPTFYEPGNHEKALDSDGLFDRSVVKESGVVLLENASIRFGDINIGGLSMQEPTDTEWLTKFAEKKGYKLLMCHRPEYYFQYISKLNIDITVAGHAHGGQIRLFGRGLFSPGQGLFPKYTSGVYDGRLIVSRGLTNTVVVPRINNEPELLVVSIHRLDKRLPSISSTSI
- a CDS encoding RNA polymerase sigma factor, with product MEDEPIVRMYLARDEEAIRETQKKYGNYLNRISQNILQDTSDSEECVNDTYLAAWNSIPPHRPEILRTYLGKLTRRISLDCIRKKYAGKRRGGDFELSVDELEDCLPASGTLYDEIENARLGEVIGRYLYGLPKDKRRMFVCRYWHSYSVKEISEVFGISETKAANVLYRIRKDLKTYLESEDLFHG
- a CDS encoding YgiQ family radical SAM protein, with amino-acid sequence MKNEYPYNEFLPITAAECEARGWDAPDFVYVTGDAYVDHPSFGVAIISRVLESSGFRVAILAQPGCESGDDFRRFGKPKLGFLVTGGNIDSMVAHFTSDKKRRKYDYFSPGGKPGLRPDRAVITYCNRIRESYKDVPIIIGGLEASLRRFAHYDYWSDRVRRGILLDSRADIISYGMGEKSVPEIAKLLEKGVPVRKIRSVRGTAYLQKASEPQPEGTVFAGEFDDIVSDKAKYARAFKIQYDAMDSITGYPVAEGYKDRVLIQNPPSPPLSREELDRVYSLPYTRRYHPSYETDGGIPALTEVKFSVTHNRGCFGACSFCSIAYNQGREVRSRSIESVLDEIRLLTLMPDFKGYIHDIGGPTANFRYPSCSKQLTDGLCKNRRCLTPKPCKNLIADESEYCELLSRAEKIDGIKAVFIRSGIRYDYMLLDKKSGFFRKLVSDHVSGQLKVAPEHCSPQVLGLMGKPPIEVYEKFKDEYFRLCAECGKEQYLVPYLMSSHPGSTEKDAQILHEYIKTWGYDPEQVQDFYPTPGTASTCMFWTGLDPFTGKPVYVPRSPEEKRTQKKLLHVERKNHRTKKDHN
- a CDS encoding extracellular solute-binding protein, which translates into the protein MKKVISCILAAAMIAMAVAMTSCEEKPAVTGKNTGTAPVTGTVTGAADPDPWPTADLSGKTLKIFGREDTSWKTKPDILPETEVEDDVISSEITTRNQWLKDNYGFDIEFTGTTDADWLNTAKAELQAGTAGYNLFIGNGSNLAALSKENALVDLASHDTINLDREWWDQCSIRDLSIAGKVFFLTGSLSTSDIDCTYALYFNKAAAEENNIENPYQLVYDNKWTLDKLLEICKDVRVDTNDDGKWTDVDNYGYLCENYDSYAMFFGSGETVVKKNAEDLPEFSLETTRAADVVEAMKNYYTADGVFVNYAATITPMFQKRQSVFCGTILMKARTVFRQMDDDFGVLPLPKYESSQENYVSAVSSGTSGSLVGIPTSCDDVDSAVLMLELFTRKSHDTLRKGYYDVVVTKQSVRDEDSVKMLDIILGSRVFDAAYIYSWGGWFTWLYNIAGNPSGANIASQISAQKDKTLTDIQDTVDAFKSFIG
- a CDS encoding DUF3788 domain-containing protein, which gives rise to MTWHTLFPQDSKPDFSDFSKYVSFNLWDDLCMYIEDTYKINPSIEYSRCSMEPGWNVKYKKSSRSICTLYPKENHFTCLISIGIKEAVETELIMQSFDLYLMELYQNTKPFNGSRWLMIDVTSQEILENVKTLINIRVKPKIAALNI
- the rsmI gene encoding 16S rRNA (cytidine(1402)-2'-O)-methyltransferase; this encodes MSNEIISGALYIVATPIGNLSDFSPRAVMILRGVSFIAAEDTRVTMKLCSYFDIKKPLVSYYENNKKVRGPEIISRLVAGESCALVSDAGTPAISDPGEDLVRLCAESSVPVFTVPGPCAAISALTLSGLFTGRFSFEGFLSTAKAERRERLIEVSTDRRTLIFYEAPHHLKETLDAMLTYLGNRRLSLARELTKLNEEVIRTDIAAAIEIYRHKEPKGEYVLVVEGAPKPSDSDAFWSDMTVKEHYEHYISSGAERMDAIKAVAHDRGIAKSVIYKELL
- a CDS encoding methyltransferase, producing MKRLDEICPGHSIYQYSDGFSYGTDAVLLTAFTRFKPGASGAELGTGTGVIPVLLCVYRRPKKIYSFEIQSKYASVAAENAGMNDFSNIIEVIEGDYLDASRHIPLTGLDFVVSNPPYMKSTSGYLNAGSDKLIARHEIKADIYGTCLSASKLLKNGGELFMVYRPDRMSELFAALKAARLEPKELVPVETRPREAPKLILCRAKKDALPSMKLRESFRIYDDNGELSDGMRRVYSEYRI
- a CDS encoding TetR/AcrR family transcriptional regulator yields the protein MSREIENPKELILDESKKIMYAEGYSGISIRRVAKKCGIAVGTIYNYFPTKKELIVEMMASFWEEYFTEIEEILGSREDFYVKLKNIFDSLGHFLIRFKAIWLNSELYNFPDYIESGLKKENIYINKLINLIEELLKKEIYGHTDSDEEKFDTHKMAGYIVINFISMIQMPYLEYQFFENILKKLF